Proteins encoded by one window of Streptomyces sp. LX-29:
- a CDS encoding pyroglutamyl peptidase, producing the protein MSLRRTSRFGTRLGALGAAVLLASVPLGPAASASADDRGVATGTTAAPTVEERRLDRDAVREILRRSGFDDVAPGFARALERVRSADEAERVAARHGARLWQRAVDRAQGRGPAGGELSRDDDRPLYWARLGMTRALGEWRPAFPLGEARRAGLSAALERASRGQDSVTLPVGHRVKRIVLTGFDPFQLDDDIRRSNPSGAAALALDGTTVQTAAGPARVEAAVFPVRWGDFAEGTVERTLLPHFRSGPRRADLFLTVSQGRPGRFDLERTNGAWRGGYPDNLDVSARGTVPIPAGVPTPAPQPQWTSTTLPYRQLVDAATGPFPVRDNTAVTEIPAGGADPVGRPDGPTPGSTARAGGGGDYLSNEIAYRATLLRDAVGLHAPGGHLHTPVLRFGAGNTDPATGTVSDPDFVRERMAITGQVRALLVVAAGTLDR; encoded by the coding sequence GTGAGTCTCCGTCGTACGAGCCGTTTCGGCACCCGGCTGGGGGCGCTCGGCGCCGCCGTGCTCCTCGCCTCCGTCCCGCTGGGTCCCGCCGCGTCGGCTTCGGCCGACGACCGGGGCGTGGCGACCGGGACCACGGCCGCTCCCACCGTGGAGGAACGGCGGCTGGACCGGGACGCGGTACGGGAGATCCTGCGGCGCAGCGGCTTCGACGACGTGGCGCCCGGGTTCGCGCGGGCGTTGGAGCGGGTGCGGTCCGCGGACGAGGCCGAGCGGGTGGCGGCGCGCCACGGGGCGCGGCTGTGGCAGCGGGCGGTGGACCGGGCGCAGGGGCGCGGCCCGGCCGGCGGGGAGCTGAGCCGCGACGACGACCGGCCGCTGTACTGGGCCCGGCTCGGGATGACGCGCGCGCTGGGAGAGTGGCGTCCGGCGTTCCCGCTGGGCGAGGCGCGCCGGGCCGGGCTGTCGGCCGCCCTGGAGCGCGCGTCGCGCGGGCAGGACTCCGTGACGCTACCGGTCGGGCACCGGGTCAAGCGGATCGTGCTGACCGGCTTCGACCCGTTCCAACTGGACGACGACATACGGCGCAGCAACCCGTCGGGCGCGGCGGCGCTGGCGCTGGACGGGACCACGGTCCAGACGGCGGCGGGGCCGGCGCGAGTGGAGGCCGCGGTCTTCCCGGTCCGCTGGGGGGACTTCGCGGAGGGCACGGTGGAGCGCACCCTGCTGCCGCACTTCCGGTCGGGCCCGCGCCGGGCGGACCTGTTCCTGACCGTGAGCCAGGGGCGACCGGGCCGGTTCGACCTGGAGCGCACCAACGGGGCCTGGCGCGGTGGCTATCCGGACAACCTCGACGTCTCCGCCCGGGGCACGGTGCCGATCCCGGCCGGGGTGCCCACGCCCGCCCCGCAGCCGCAGTGGACCTCCACCACCCTGCCGTACCGGCAGCTCGTCGATGCCGCCACCGGCCCCTTCCCGGTCCGCGACAACACCGCCGTCACCGAGATCCCGGCGGGCGGCGCCGACCCCGTGGGCCGGCCGGACGGGCCGACGCCCGGCTCCACCGCCCGCGCGGGCGGTGGCGGCGACTACCTGTCCAACGAGATCGCCTACCGGGCGACGCTGCTGCGGGACGCGGTGGGTCTGCACGCTCCCGGCGGGCATCTGCACACGCCGGTGCTGCGGTTCGGCGCGGGCAACACCGATCCGGCGACGGGGACGGTCTCCGATCCGGACTTCGTCCGCGAGCGGATGGCGATCACCGGGCAGGTGCGTGCCCTCCTCGTCGTCGCGGCTGGCACCCTGGACAGATGA
- a CDS encoding DUF6299 family protein has protein sequence MRFPRHTAGAALGAALLSLALPTPAPAVPSVPSLLGLDESQITIDDTGYLDENGAITLSGTYRCDTHGASGPVFISSSIRQGDIRRGIGGSAARCDGEVHRWRNSDRAARPQRGMYAPGQAAVDAALLRLSTEGALPLPSVLAGEERTVDLVSGPGTVAVS, from the coding sequence ATGCGCTTCCCCCGCCACACCGCCGGCGCCGCCCTCGGCGCGGCCCTGCTGTCCCTCGCCCTCCCGACCCCCGCACCCGCCGTGCCCTCCGTGCCCTCCCTCCTCGGCCTCGACGAGTCCCAGATCACCATCGACGACACCGGCTACCTCGACGAGAACGGCGCCATCACCCTCTCCGGGACCTACCGGTGCGACACCCACGGCGCCTCCGGGCCGGTCTTCATCAGCTCCAGCATCCGCCAGGGCGACATCCGCCGAGGTATCGGCGGATCCGCCGCCCGCTGCGACGGCGAGGTCCACCGCTGGCGCAACAGCGACCGCGCCGCCCGGCCCCAACGCGGCATGTACGCCCCCGGCCAGGCCGCGGTCGACGCCGCCCTGCTCCGCCTGAGCACCGAGGGCGCGCTCCCCCTCCCCTCCGTCCTCGCCGGCGAGGAGCGCACCGTCGACCTGGTGTCGGGCCCGGGCACGGTGGCCGTCTCGTAG
- a CDS encoding MarR family transcriptional regulator: MSAPPDPLTLEVVELIAAVVARYHDEYEDVAAEHSLTGAQARVLALLAREPSPMRGLAQQLKCEPSNITGIVDRLASRGLVERRPDPADRRVKLAAATDAGRETADRLRGSLGFAREPLAALSEAERRTLRDLLRRMLESPDDA, from the coding sequence ATGAGTGCCCCTCCCGATCCACTGACCCTCGAGGTCGTCGAACTCATCGCCGCCGTCGTGGCGCGCTATCACGACGAGTACGAGGACGTCGCCGCCGAGCACTCGCTGACCGGCGCCCAGGCACGGGTGCTGGCCCTGCTGGCCCGGGAGCCGTCGCCCATGCGTGGGCTGGCGCAGCAGCTGAAGTGCGAGCCGTCCAACATCACCGGCATCGTCGACCGGCTCGCCTCACGCGGCCTGGTCGAGCGCCGCCCCGACCCGGCCGACCGCCGCGTCAAGCTCGCCGCCGCCACCGACGCCGGCCGGGAGACCGCCGACCGGCTGCGCGGCTCGCTGGGATTCGCCCGCGAGCCGCTCGCGGCGCTCAGCGAGGCGGAGCGCCGGACGCTCCGGGACCTGCTGCGCCGGATGCTGGAGTCGCCGGACGACGCGTGA
- a CDS encoding EI24 domain-containing protein, which yields MRDLVAGFGYLMKGQRWVARHGRWWGIGMLPALVTLVGYAAALVCVAFWTDDVVAWATPFADDWANPWLGLFRGALAGLFVAACLLLAILTFTAVTLLVGQPFYESLSEEVDRSVGGFAPESGLPLWRELLISARESLAVLLRAALWGVLLFALGFVPVIGQTVIPAIGFCVSGFFLAEELTAVALARRRVPLKERLQLLRGRRMLTLGFGVPLTLLFLIPLVSVFLMPGAVAGATLLARDLTGEDEVAPDGGAFAGHAADVAPTPHAPSGYAS from the coding sequence ATGCGTGATCTCGTGGCCGGTTTCGGCTATCTGATGAAGGGGCAGCGCTGGGTCGCCCGGCACGGACGGTGGTGGGGCATCGGCATGCTGCCCGCCCTCGTCACCCTCGTCGGCTATGCGGCGGCGCTCGTCTGCGTGGCGTTCTGGACCGACGACGTGGTCGCCTGGGCCACCCCCTTCGCCGACGACTGGGCGAACCCGTGGCTCGGGCTGTTCCGCGGCGCGCTCGCCGGGCTCTTCGTCGCCGCCTGCCTGCTGCTGGCGATCCTCACCTTCACCGCCGTCACCCTCCTGGTCGGCCAGCCCTTCTACGAGTCGCTCTCCGAGGAGGTGGACCGCTCCGTGGGCGGCTTCGCCCCGGAGTCGGGGCTGCCGCTCTGGCGAGAGCTGCTGATCTCCGCCCGCGAGAGCCTCGCCGTGCTGCTGCGAGCCGCGCTGTGGGGCGTGCTGCTCTTCGCGCTCGGCTTCGTCCCCGTCATCGGCCAGACCGTGATCCCCGCCATCGGCTTCTGCGTCTCCGGCTTCTTCCTCGCCGAGGAGCTGACCGCCGTCGCGCTCGCCCGCCGCCGGGTCCCGCTGAAGGAACGGCTCCAGCTGCTCCGCGGCCGCCGGATGCTCACCCTCGGCTTCGGAGTGCCGCTGACCCTGCTCTTCCTGATTCCGCTGGTCTCGGTGTTCCTGATGCCGGGCGCCGTGGCCGGGGCGACCCTGTTGGCGCGGGACCTGACAGGCGAGGACGAGGTGGCCCCGGACGGGGGAGCGTTCGCGGGACACGCGGCGGACGTCGCGCCGACCCCGCACGCCCCCAGCGGGTACGCAAGCTGA
- a CDS encoding CHAT domain-containing protein yields MIDDGHVKEFHKLFTVYGHTVQDALPSRQAFEDLVSAGRDILGRASTDAAVAADIAGTLLEAYEREVVTPRAETSWSHSEIRRHWTAAEEFLLRVGPARRRLHLAAKAAYWLDRGRAGQALALVDEAARLPGPPPTGTAADYLHGDLRATRAAALHRLYDPATALTVQASLEAELRELLPDGPLLAPDATVRRRIEDEPTPGPADTTPAARLLAASAVYRQVLETKVGALRDLGRPAEAEGAALMLMSHCRARGVPQLGGLHLARLCLDQGQPDRARRWLDRIAPLFATTPLGATPSPDARHDDGRTGPYDGCRDHGPHEGGRNDPPYDGGRNGPYDGSRDHGPYDSDRYDSGRHDSGRHGSGRGGAPSDEARGAARRETRDVSPGDGLRRAGAGAARPAPPTVPQAAGRAAARAWLRRTRGATFCRMRAETARQYGRHEEALAWCERGREFLAEHPDDATEAMVRLEEGRAHLALGDAPRAVTAYRLAALALDRLLRVPLGHRFDTLHLQFRAPVLEEALAAAERADDPRLAAEVTELLKARACAARLSPACSPSGSAEWAGEPDPDRRRLAELYEEAAFAEHRERLTAAGRLRAERAALLARVRAAEPRRLPIHESPPLDLAALTAWLAAYGSGAPGSRRGRCVALGLFERPDAVLSVLVTPDEQPRLGRRVPTAATRRALDLHRRAVREPGGETARLEFWEYYGVGLADLVPAAFADEIAASGTCLLSPHGRLHALPWTVVRHRDTRLVRSTALGVVPGLSCAPLLDHRPAGPIRATLLGAADPAHRGDGGDGGDGGDGARRVTRVVAAVAGLLGEARLDGPPRLGRAADTAALRALLRPGPAPHDGTALLHIAAHGTEQDVESPFDGGVRMVDGSVGARDLLLGRMRFAEVVLTACGPGPAAAAHPLVHALHEAGAAFVLAGALPVAPRLATHHCLRWFAQRATGAAPLEAARRAAVELLDDADAPRRVGGWAGITAYGAR; encoded by the coding sequence TTGATCGACGACGGCCACGTGAAGGAATTCCACAAACTGTTCACCGTCTATGGGCATACCGTCCAGGACGCCCTGCCCAGCAGGCAGGCGTTCGAGGATCTCGTCTCGGCCGGGCGCGATATCCTCGGCCGTGCGAGCACTGACGCCGCCGTCGCGGCCGATATCGCCGGCACCCTTCTCGAGGCATACGAACGGGAAGTGGTGACCCCTCGGGCGGAGACCTCCTGGAGCCATTCCGAAATCCGCCGCCACTGGACGGCGGCCGAGGAATTCCTTCTCCGGGTGGGTCCGGCGCGGCGCCGGCTCCATCTGGCCGCCAAGGCCGCGTACTGGCTGGACCGGGGGCGGGCGGGCCAGGCACTGGCGCTCGTGGACGAGGCGGCGCGGTTACCCGGCCCTCCACCCACCGGGACCGCCGCGGACTATCTGCACGGCGACCTGCGCGCGACCCGCGCGGCGGCGCTGCACCGGCTCTACGACCCCGCCACCGCCCTCACCGTCCAAGCCTCGTTGGAGGCCGAGCTCCGGGAACTGCTCCCGGACGGACCCCTGCTCGCCCCCGACGCCACGGTCAGGCGCCGGATCGAGGACGAGCCGACGCCCGGCCCGGCGGACACCACGCCCGCGGCCCGGCTGCTCGCCGCCTCCGCCGTCTACCGGCAGGTCCTGGAGACCAAGGTCGGCGCGCTACGGGACCTGGGCCGCCCGGCGGAGGCCGAGGGCGCCGCCCTCATGCTCATGTCGCACTGCCGCGCCCGCGGCGTCCCGCAGCTCGGCGGCCTGCACCTGGCCCGGCTCTGCCTGGACCAGGGCCAGCCGGACCGCGCCCGTCGCTGGCTGGATCGGATCGCCCCGCTCTTCGCCACGACCCCGCTGGGCGCCACCCCGAGCCCGGACGCCCGCCACGACGACGGCCGGACCGGCCCGTACGACGGTTGCCGGGACCACGGCCCGCACGAAGGTGGCCGAAACGACCCGCCGTACGACGGCGGCCGGAACGGCCCGTACGACGGTAGCCGGGACCACGGCCCGTACGACAGCGACCGGTATGACAGCGGTCGACACGACAGCGGCCGGCACGGCAGCGGTCGAGGGGGCGCGCCCTCGGACGAGGCGCGCGGCGCCGCGCGACGCGAGACACGGGACGTGTCACCAGGCGACGGCCTGCGCCGGGCCGGCGCGGGGGCGGCTCGCCCCGCTCCCCCGACGGTGCCCCAGGCGGCCGGCCGGGCCGCGGCGCGGGCGTGGTTGCGACGGACGCGGGGGGCGACGTTCTGCCGCATGCGGGCGGAGACGGCCCGGCAGTACGGGCGCCACGAGGAGGCGCTGGCCTGGTGCGAGCGGGGACGGGAGTTCCTGGCGGAGCATCCGGACGACGCCACGGAGGCGATGGTGCGCCTGGAGGAGGGCCGGGCCCACCTCGCGCTGGGGGACGCGCCGCGGGCCGTGACGGCGTACCGGCTGGCGGCCCTCGCCCTCGACCGGCTGCTGCGGGTGCCGCTCGGCCACCGCTTCGACACGCTCCATCTGCAATTCCGTGCGCCGGTGTTGGAGGAGGCGCTGGCGGCGGCCGAGCGGGCCGACGACCCCCGGCTGGCCGCCGAGGTGACGGAGCTGCTCAAGGCGCGCGCCTGTGCCGCCCGACTCTCCCCGGCCTGTTCCCCCTCCGGCTCCGCCGAGTGGGCGGGGGAGCCCGACCCGGACCGGCGGCGCCTGGCGGAGCTGTACGAGGAGGCGGCGTTCGCCGAGCACCGGGAGCGGCTCACGGCCGCCGGGCGCCTGCGGGCGGAGCGCGCCGCGCTGCTCGCCCGCGTCCGCGCGGCGGAGCCACGCCGGCTGCCGATCCACGAGAGCCCGCCCCTCGACCTGGCCGCCCTCACCGCCTGGCTGGCCGCCTACGGCTCGGGCGCCCCGGGCAGCCGGCGCGGCCGTTGCGTGGCCCTCGGCCTCTTCGAACGCCCCGACGCCGTCCTGTCCGTGCTGGTCACCCCCGACGAGCAGCCGCGGCTGGGGCGGCGGGTACCGACGGCCGCCACCCGCCGGGCGCTGGACCTGCACCGCCGCGCGGTGCGGGAGCCCGGTGGGGAGACCGCCCGGCTGGAGTTCTGGGAGTACTACGGCGTGGGGCTGGCCGATCTCGTCCCCGCGGCCTTCGCCGACGAGATCGCCGCGAGCGGCACCTGTCTGCTCTCCCCGCACGGCCGGCTGCACGCCCTCCCGTGGACGGTGGTCCGCCATCGCGACACCCGCCTGGTGCGCTCCACCGCGCTGGGCGTCGTGCCCGGCCTCTCCTGCGCCCCGCTGCTGGACCACCGCCCCGCCGGCCCGATACGGGCCACCCTGCTCGGCGCCGCCGACCCCGCCCACCGCGGCGACGGCGGCGACGGCGGCGACGGCGGCGACGGCGCGCGCCGGGTGACGCGGGTGGTGGCGGCCGTCGCCGGGCTGCTGGGCGAGGCACGGCTCGACGGGCCGCCGCGCCTGGGCCGTGCCGCGGACACCGCGGCCCTGCGGGCCCTGCTGCGGCCCGGCCCCGCGCCGCACGACGGGACCGCGCTGTTGCACATCGCCGCGCACGGCACGGAGCAGGACGTCGAGTCGCCGTTCGACGGCGGGGTGCGCATGGTCGACGGGTCGGTCGGCGCCCGCGACCTCCTGCTCGGCCGGATGCGCTTCGCGGAGGTCGTGCTCACCGCGTGCGGCCCCGGCCCGGCCGCCGCCGCCCACCCCCTGGTGCACGCCCTGCACGAGGCCGGCGCCGCCTTCGTGCTGGCCGGGGCGCTGCCGGTCGCGCCGCGCCTGGCCACCCACCACTGCCTGCGATGGTTCGCCCAGCGCGCCACCGGGGCCGCGCCCCTGGAGGCCGCCCGCCGTGCCGCGGTGGAGCTGCTGGACGACGCCGACGCTCCGCGGCGGGTCGGGGGCTGGGCGGGGATCACCGCCTACGGGGCGCGGTGA
- a CDS encoding NADP-dependent oxidoreductase, translated as MPETPAVGREWHLAARPKGWPKPEDFALREAPVAEPGPGQILVRNLFMSVDPYMRGRMDDRPSYVPPFQLDRPLDGGAVGEVIASRADGIAVGDHVLHGLGWREYAVLDAKHATVVDADAAPLSAYLGVLGMPGLTAYAGLLEVASFKEGDAVFVSGAAGAVGSQVGQIARLKGASRVIGSAGSDDKVRALVEEYGFDAAFNYKNGPVAEQLKAAAPDGIDVYFDNVGGEHLEAALERLKPHGRVTVCGMISMYNATEPPAAPRNLGLVIGKRLRLQGMIVTDHAALQPQFHAEVGGWIREGKLHYSETVVKGVDNAVDAFLGMLRGANTGKMVVALGD; from the coding sequence ATGCCCGAGACCCCCGCCGTCGGCCGCGAATGGCACCTCGCCGCCCGCCCGAAGGGCTGGCCGAAGCCCGAGGACTTCGCGTTGCGCGAGGCCCCCGTCGCCGAGCCGGGACCGGGGCAGATCCTGGTCCGCAACCTCTTCATGTCCGTCGACCCGTACATGCGCGGCCGCATGGACGACCGGCCCTCGTACGTCCCGCCTTTCCAGCTGGACCGGCCGCTGGACGGCGGCGCGGTCGGTGAGGTCATCGCCTCCCGCGCGGACGGCATCGCCGTCGGCGACCACGTCCTGCACGGCCTGGGCTGGCGCGAGTACGCCGTGCTGGACGCCAAGCACGCCACGGTGGTGGACGCCGACGCCGCCCCGCTCTCCGCCTACCTCGGCGTCCTCGGCATGCCCGGGCTCACCGCGTACGCGGGGCTGCTGGAGGTCGCCTCCTTCAAGGAGGGCGACGCGGTCTTCGTCTCCGGCGCGGCCGGCGCGGTCGGCAGCCAGGTGGGGCAGATCGCCCGGCTCAAGGGCGCCTCCCGGGTGATCGGCAGCGCCGGCTCGGACGACAAGGTCCGGGCGCTCGTCGAGGAGTACGGCTTCGACGCCGCCTTCAACTACAAGAACGGCCCCGTCGCCGAGCAGCTCAAGGCGGCCGCCCCCGACGGCATCGACGTCTACTTCGACAACGTCGGCGGCGAGCACCTGGAGGCCGCCCTGGAGCGTCTCAAGCCGCATGGGCGGGTCACCGTCTGCGGCATGATCTCCATGTACAACGCCACCGAGCCGCCCGCCGCACCGCGCAACCTCGGCCTGGTCATCGGCAAGCGGCTGCGCCTCCAGGGCATGATCGTCACCGATCACGCCGCCCTCCAGCCGCAGTTCCACGCCGAGGTCGGCGGCTGGATCCGCGAGGGCAAGCTGCACTACAGCGAGACCGTGGTCAAGGGCGTCGACAACGCCGTGGACGCCTTTCTCGGCATGCTGCGCGGCGCCAACACCGGCAAGATGGTCGTCGCCCTCGGCGACTGA
- a CDS encoding carbon-nitrogen hydrolase family protein, whose protein sequence is MIIATVQSTPVPCDVAANAERIAGVIEEAAGRGAELVVFPELELTGYALSAIAAAPERLAVTAEGDPRLEPVVRACRAAQVAAVVNCAVRTGGTDGPLTITSLVIGPDGEPLTRYDKLKLHGEEGGVFTAGCRDGRFAYRGVDFALAVCYDSRFPEIAKRAAADGCQVYLASAVHDPESDVGRGQPHYPGLARDNGLWVVLANAVGPTGPLIGCGLAGAWGPDGASLAEGSGTDPEVVLVELPVGGASPLGSGASAPVTG, encoded by the coding sequence ATGATCATCGCCACTGTGCAGTCCACACCCGTGCCGTGCGACGTCGCGGCCAACGCCGAGCGGATCGCCGGAGTCATCGAGGAGGCCGCCGGGCGCGGCGCGGAACTGGTGGTCTTTCCGGAGTTGGAGCTGACCGGGTACGCGTTGTCCGCGATCGCCGCGGCCCCGGAGCGGTTGGCGGTCACCGCGGAGGGCGATCCGCGGCTCGAGCCCGTCGTACGGGCCTGCCGGGCGGCCCAGGTCGCCGCGGTGGTGAACTGCGCGGTGCGCACGGGCGGTACGGACGGTCCGCTCACCATCACCTCCCTGGTGATCGGGCCGGACGGCGAGCCGCTCACCCGCTACGACAAGCTGAAGCTGCACGGCGAGGAGGGCGGCGTCTTCACCGCCGGCTGCCGGGACGGCCGGTTCGCCTATCGCGGCGTCGACTTCGCCCTGGCCGTCTGCTACGACTCGCGCTTCCCCGAGATCGCGAAGCGCGCCGCGGCGGACGGCTGCCAGGTGTATCTGGCATCGGCCGTCCACGACCCGGAGTCCGACGTCGGCCGGGGGCAGCCGCACTACCCGGGCCTGGCCCGGGACAACGGCCTGTGGGTGGTGCTCGCCAACGCCGTCGGCCCGACCGGGCCGCTCATCGGCTGCGGGCTGGCCGGCGCCTGGGGCCCGGACGGGGCCTCCCTGGCGGAGGGGTCCGGGACGGACCCGGAGGTGGTGCTGGTGGAGCTCCCGGTGGGTGGCGCGTCCCCGCTGGGCTCCGGGGCATCGGCCCCCGTGACCGGCTGA